The Vescimonas coprocola genome includes a window with the following:
- a CDS encoding LytR/AlgR family response regulator transcription factor, whose amino-acid sequence MRIAIVDDLAAERALLKDRLEQQLHRRNVQADILEYESGETFLEAARKAPFTAAFLDIYMDGMTGMEAARTLRKTDTDCLLVFTTTSTDHALEGFQVRALHYLVKPFTEADIDALTDELLARIPQPDKYMELKVEGSEIHLRYQDIVYAEHFAHLIYVHTTVQKTLATRQPFKTFIAPLKDDTRFFVCGRGVIVNLEHAKDLEGAAFRMADGSRVFVSQELLKPARQAFMEFLLQRGRMA is encoded by the coding sequence ATGAGAATTGCGATTGTGGATGATCTTGCTGCGGAACGTGCACTGCTGAAAGACCGGCTGGAGCAGCAGCTTCACCGGAGAAATGTGCAGGCGGATATTCTGGAATACGAAAGCGGCGAGACATTTCTGGAAGCGGCAAGGAAAGCGCCCTTTACTGCCGCATTTCTGGATATTTATATGGATGGCATGACCGGCATGGAGGCGGCAAGGACGCTGCGGAAAACCGACACGGACTGCCTGCTGGTTTTTACCACGACCTCGACCGACCATGCGCTGGAGGGCTTTCAGGTACGGGCGCTGCACTATCTGGTCAAGCCCTTTACCGAAGCGGACATCGATGCGCTGACGGACGAGCTGCTTGCCCGCATACCGCAGCCGGACAAATATATGGAGCTAAAGGTGGAGGGAAGCGAGATCCATCTGCGCTATCAGGACATCGTCTACGCAGAACACTTCGCCCACTTGATCTACGTCCATACGACGGTTCAAAAGACGCTTGCCACACGCCAACCCTTCAAGACGTTCATCGCCCCACTAAAGGATGACACACGCTTTTTTGTGTGCGGGCGCGGCGTGATCGTGAATCTGGAACACGCAAAGGATCTGGAAGGCGCCGCCTTCCGCATGGCGGACGGAAGCCGCGTGTTTGTCAGTCAAGAGCTTTTGAAGCCAGCCCGACAGGCGTTTATGGAGTTCTTACTTCAAAGGGGGCGGATGGCATAA
- a CDS encoding ATP-binding protein, producing MELLRPILELGVVIPGMLLAYFPVKSSLKQPLSKLVLWLVPLLALLCAAGGVVCYARCVPTAPMLAGLTLLAAVIYIKTLRISLWKSGTIVLSVCAVFACINSLSRAINAAMLAGLPQAQAAPWFCLRAVICYQVICWLFAVIAYYPATHSVRRMVENENFAQTWYSFWVLPLVFIALNLFMIPKYADTLYTGRVLQGYIVISIALLFLMLFFNAIFLLMAISINRNVRLQQENQLLSMQQQRYESLKAAIEEARQARHDLRHQLCQLAALAEEGDLEKIKAYLSGAVSRIPSLELHFCENRAADSVVGYYCALAKREQIPFSVQLDLPECLPVDEINLCLVLSNLLENALEASLRTAPARRRIELTAYLHGNSLALIQVENTYDGVIREKDGVFQSSKRKGDGVGLQSVRHIAEKSGGVSTVTYQDGVFRARVMLRG from the coding sequence ATGGAGCTGCTGCGTCCAATTCTGGAGCTCGGCGTGGTGATTCCCGGCATGCTGCTTGCCTACTTCCCGGTAAAATCCAGCTTAAAGCAGCCGCTGTCAAAGCTTGTTTTGTGGCTTGTTCCGCTGCTTGCGCTGCTTTGCGCCGCCGGAGGCGTGGTGTGCTATGCGCGCTGCGTGCCGACTGCGCCGATGCTTGCGGGGCTGACCTTGCTCGCAGCCGTGATCTACATAAAAACGCTCCGGATCTCGCTTTGGAAATCCGGAACGATTGTGTTGTCCGTCTGTGCGGTATTTGCCTGTATCAACAGCCTTTCAAGAGCGATCAACGCCGCTATGCTGGCCGGTTTGCCGCAGGCGCAGGCTGCGCCATGGTTCTGTCTGCGGGCCGTGATTTGCTATCAGGTGATCTGCTGGCTGTTTGCCGTCATCGCCTATTATCCTGCGACGCACAGCGTGCGGAGGATGGTCGAGAATGAAAATTTTGCGCAGACTTGGTATTCCTTCTGGGTGCTACCGCTGGTGTTCATTGCGCTGAATCTGTTTATGATCCCCAAGTATGCGGACACGCTCTATACCGGGCGTGTTTTGCAGGGGTATATTGTGATCAGCATCGCACTTTTGTTTTTGATGCTTTTCTTCAACGCAATCTTCCTTCTGATGGCGATCAGCATCAACCGGAATGTGAGATTGCAGCAGGAGAACCAGCTGCTTTCCATGCAGCAGCAGCGCTACGAAAGCCTGAAAGCTGCCATTGAGGAAGCACGGCAGGCGCGGCACGATCTGCGCCACCAGCTATGTCAGCTCGCTGCCCTTGCAGAAGAAGGGGATCTTGAAAAGATCAAAGCCTATCTTTCCGGCGCAGTTTCCAGAATCCCGAGTCTGGAGCTGCATTTCTGTGAAAACCGGGCGGCAGACAGCGTGGTCGGATATTACTGCGCACTTGCGAAGCGGGAGCAGATCCCATTTTCCGTGCAGCTCGATCTGCCGGAATGTCTTCCTGTAGACGAAATCAATCTGTGTCTGGTTCTCTCTAATCTGCTGGAAAATGCGCTGGAAGCCAGCCTGCGTACTGCACCTGCCAGACGCAGAATCGAGCTGACCGCCTATCTGCATGGCAACAGTCTGGCACTGATTCAGGTTGAAAACACCTATGACGGAGTTATCCGGGAAAAAGACGGGGTATTCCAGTCCTCCAAGCGAAAAGGAGACGGTGTCGGGCTTCAGTCCGTCCGTCACATCGCAGAAAAATCCGGCGGGGTGAGTACGGTTACCTATCAGGACGGCGTATTCCGCGCAAGGGTCATGCTCCGGGGATAA
- a CDS encoding ABC transporter ATP-binding protein — MIGKIQHATASSPEGAKGLVKGVLACAFQNMAFMLPTGLLYLLVKDMLAGSTSGRKGFYLLGCAACFALILLTTWFQYNGTYFTTYKESGTRRLTLAERLRKLPLSFFGKRDLADLTSTIMADCEVLEKDCSHFIPGLFGSLISTVLIALSLFAFDGRMALAALWVIPVSVAIVVGSYRVQDKVQAKTMAAKMACADGIQEYIETLRDLKASNAEQRYLSGLSGKIRAVEKQSTAAELETALFVSSAGMVLKLGIASVALTGSVLLVQGSIDVLTLFLFLMAASRMYDPMQGALQNLAAVIAMRTNVGRMNEILDAPLQTGSEQLTNQGCDIVFDHVGFAYNSGETVLRDVSFTAKQGEVTALVGPSGGGKTTVSRLAARFWDYQKGRITVGGMEVSRIDPEKLMSLYSIVFQDVTLFDNTILENIRLGRKGATDEEVLAAAKLANCEEFAEKLPDKWNTNIGENGCALSGGERQRISIARAFLKDAPIILLDEATASLDVENETAIQEALSRLIKHKTVLIIAHRMRTVAGADKIVVLSDGVVAEQGAPDALYARNGQYTHMVDLQTESQRWAI; from the coding sequence ATGATCGGAAAAATTCAACACGCCACAGCCAGCTCCCCGGAGGGCGCAAAAGGGCTTGTAAAGGGCGTTCTGGCCTGTGCGTTCCAAAACATGGCATTCATGTTGCCCACCGGGCTGCTGTATCTCTTGGTAAAAGACATGCTTGCAGGCTCCACGAGCGGGAGAAAAGGTTTTTATCTGCTGGGGTGTGCGGCCTGCTTTGCGCTGATCCTGCTGACCACATGGTTCCAGTACAATGGCACCTATTTTACGACCTATAAAGAGAGCGGCACCCGCCGCCTGACCCTTGCGGAACGGCTGCGCAAGCTGCCCCTGTCCTTTTTCGGCAAGCGGGACCTTGCCGACCTAACCAGCACCATCATGGCAGACTGCGAGGTGTTGGAAAAGGACTGCTCCCACTTCATCCCCGGTCTATTCGGTTCCCTCATCTCCACGGTGCTCATTGCTCTGAGCCTGTTCGCCTTTGACGGACGGATGGCTCTGGCAGCATTGTGGGTCATACCGGTATCCGTTGCCATCGTGGTGGGCAGCTACCGGGTGCAGGACAAGGTGCAGGCCAAGACCATGGCGGCGAAAATGGCCTGTGCGGACGGCATTCAGGAGTACATCGAGACTCTCCGGGACCTGAAAGCCAGCAATGCGGAGCAGCGTTATCTGTCCGGTCTTTCCGGCAAAATTCGGGCTGTGGAAAAGCAGTCCACCGCAGCAGAACTGGAAACAGCGCTGTTTGTGTCCTCTGCGGGCATGGTGCTCAAGCTGGGCATTGCGTCGGTGGCACTCACTGGCTCGGTGCTGCTGGTGCAGGGCAGCATCGACGTGCTGACTCTGTTTCTGTTCCTGATGGCGGCATCCCGGATGTACGACCCTATGCAGGGCGCATTGCAGAATCTGGCGGCGGTCATCGCCATGCGCACCAATGTGGGGCGGATGAACGAGATTCTGGACGCTCCCCTGCAGACCGGCAGCGAGCAGCTGACCAATCAGGGCTGTGATATCGTGTTCGACCATGTGGGCTTTGCCTACAACTCCGGCGAGACGGTGCTGCGGGATGTCTCCTTTACCGCAAAGCAGGGGGAGGTCACGGCACTGGTGGGCCCCTCCGGCGGCGGCAAGACCACCGTTTCCCGGCTGGCGGCACGGTTCTGGGACTACCAGAAGGGCCGCATCACCGTGGGCGGCATGGAGGTTTCCCGAATCGACCCGGAAAAGCTTATGAGCCTGTATTCCATCGTCTTTCAGGATGTGACCCTGTTTGACAACACGATACTGGAAAACATTCGTCTGGGGCGCAAAGGTGCCACCGACGAGGAGGTCCTTGCGGCGGCAAAGCTGGCAAACTGCGAGGAATTTGCCGAAAAGCTGCCGGACAAGTGGAACACCAACATCGGGGAAAACGGCTGCGCCCTTTCCGGCGGCGAGCGTCAGCGCATTTCCATTGCCCGCGCCTTCCTGAAGGATGCGCCCATCATTCTGCTGGACGAAGCCACCGCCAGTCTGGATGTGGAGAACGAAACTGCCATTCAGGAGGCACTTTCCCGGCTCATAAAACACAAAACTGTCCTTATCATTGCCCACCGGATGCGCACCGTAGCCGGGGCGGACAAAATCGTGGTGCTGTCCGACGGCGTGGTGGCCGAACAGGGCGCACCCGATGCACTTTATGCCCGGAACGGCCAGTACACCCACATGGTGGATCTGCAGACCGAAAGCCAGCGCTGGGCCATCTGA
- a CDS encoding PQQ-binding-like beta-propeller repeat protein — MPASDTDSAASAALPVKAMNAKRVDENPYMAKSDANIHHDGYNTDSTDEVLPLGIYPEINVSYEKTNANASPAIYFDSYGHAVVPLLGGIAIRDLNAEETKTLGYFSPKQHDGGGYVIQSSYTFLDSENRIVCPTSNNHVLMLRATDEAGNVLPEFEKVLDIDIKAAAEAALGKELTQNLLSVVFDYDGNLWFATGGFRIYPQRQQQGVLGYIAHSAIEAILNGEQADLSKAVFVYGLALGEGAENGIAASKDGAVILTNQNCYLLRANNGVEAVWCTPYESVGAKVSGENDKTTGGGLAWGGGCSPSLTPDLVMFTDNADPVKLLALDMKTGKIVASLPVLDDLPEGYQVAVENSAIVYDDSEGTVSTIVCNWFGAGSAGLADPNSDSSIQSYANIYDTNWLTKGNCMIAPGVERVDTVKTDSGYEMKSIWSRNDLSDTSILKLSTATGYIYGYVQDLESGMWQYIILDFATGETVFTMDVSNKYGYNNMAIGMYAGNSGNALYCPTGYLELLCLQDRFVYLPEMPYRKVDLDKAARNVLTQEQFEQDGGDGTVASWRNTVTVENVHPNTTVSFRMNNLSGSAADLKLYAYGADGKLAEVGKELWSITDETGAAVDTLSDGTLYELRVSVADGGAFDLSEAEKEIKISVVLAK, encoded by the coding sequence ATGCCTGCATCGGATACAGACTCTGCGGCAAGCGCTGCCCTGCCGGTAAAGGCCATGAATGCCAAACGAGTTGACGAAAACCCTTATATGGCAAAGAGCGACGCCAACATTCACCACGACGGCTACAATACCGACTCTACGGATGAAGTCCTGCCGCTTGGCATCTATCCGGAGATCAATGTTTCCTATGAAAAAACAAACGCAAACGCTTCGCCTGCCATTTACTTTGACAGCTACGGCCACGCAGTCGTTCCGCTGCTCGGCGGCATCGCCATCCGCGATCTGAATGCCGAAGAGACGAAGACTCTTGGCTATTTCTCTCCGAAGCAGCACGACGGCGGCGGTTACGTCATCCAGAGCTCCTACACGTTCCTTGATTCGGAAAACCGCATCGTCTGCCCCACCAGCAACAACCATGTGCTGATGCTGCGGGCAACCGATGAAGCAGGAAACGTCCTGCCTGAATTTGAAAAGGTACTGGACATTGACATCAAGGCGGCAGCCGAAGCTGCGCTCGGCAAGGAGCTGACGCAGAATCTTCTGTCCGTGGTTTTTGACTACGATGGAAACCTCTGGTTTGCCACCGGCGGCTTCCGCATTTATCCACAACGCCAGCAGCAGGGCGTGCTCGGCTACATCGCCCACTCGGCAATCGAGGCGATCCTGAACGGAGAGCAGGCCGACCTTTCGAAGGCCGTCTTCGTCTACGGGCTGGCGCTCGGCGAGGGTGCGGAAAACGGGATTGCCGCCTCCAAGGACGGCGCGGTCATCCTGACAAACCAGAACTGCTATCTGCTGCGTGCCAATAACGGTGTCGAAGCTGTGTGGTGCACGCCGTATGAGAGCGTCGGCGCTAAGGTCAGCGGCGAAAACGACAAGACCACCGGCGGCGGTCTTGCCTGGGGCGGCGGCTGCTCCCCGTCGCTGACGCCGGATCTTGTGATGTTCACCGACAACGCAGACCCCGTCAAGCTGCTGGCGCTCGATATGAAGACCGGTAAGATCGTTGCAAGTCTGCCGGTGCTGGACGATCTGCCCGAGGGCTATCAGGTGGCGGTTGAAAACTCTGCCATCGTCTATGATGACAGTGAGGGCACCGTCAGCACCATCGTGTGCAACTGGTTCGGCGCAGGCAGCGCAGGCCTTGCCGATCCCAACAGTGACTCTTCCATCCAAAGCTACGCCAACATCTATGATACGAACTGGCTGACAAAGGGCAACTGCATGATTGCGCCCGGCGTCGAACGTGTGGACACCGTGAAAACCGATTCCGGCTATGAGATGAAGAGCATCTGGTCTCGAAATGACCTGAGCGATACATCGATTCTCAAGCTCTCCACCGCGACGGGCTATATCTACGGCTATGTGCAGGATCTGGAAAGCGGCATGTGGCAGTACATCATTCTGGACTTTGCCACCGGCGAGACGGTATTCACCATGGACGTCTCCAACAAATATGGCTACAATAACATGGCTATCGGTATGTATGCCGGAAACAGCGGCAACGCACTCTACTGCCCGACCGGCTATCTGGAGCTGCTGTGCTTGCAGGACCGCTTTGTGTATCTTCCCGAAATGCCCTACCGCAAGGTCGATCTCGATAAGGCCGCGCGGAACGTACTGACACAGGAACAGTTTGAGCAGGACGGCGGTGACGGCACGGTCGCCAGCTGGCGCAATACTGTGACGGTCGAAAATGTTCATCCCAACACGACGGTCTCGTTCCGGATGAACAATCTTTCCGGAAGCGCCGCTGATTTGAAGCTCTATGCCTACGGCGCAGACGGAAAGCTGGCGGAGGTCGGCAAGGAGCTGT
- a CDS encoding response regulator, giving the protein MYRIAVLAEQEAERQRYAEQITRFCEAKGLFPQVMQYDDQERFFETAQKEAPTNAVIALSGVAGLNAAEHLRSLCPACRMIWCSDLDFSLHAFRLRADYFLMKPVSEEAFQRGLNAWIE; this is encoded by the coding sequence GTGTATCGTATCGCCGTGCTGGCAGAACAGGAAGCAGAGCGGCAGCGCTACGCCGAGCAAATTACCCGGTTTTGTGAAGCGAAGGGGCTGTTTCCGCAGGTCATGCAATATGACGACCAGGAACGCTTTTTTGAAACGGCGCAGAAAGAGGCTCCAACCAATGCCGTCATTGCACTTTCCGGAGTGGCAGGACTGAATGCAGCGGAGCATCTTCGCTCCTTATGCCCCGCGTGCCGGATGATCTGGTGCAGCGACTTGGATTTCTCCCTTCACGCCTTCCGGCTGCGGGCCGACTATTTCCTGATGAAGCCGGTTTCCGAAGAAGCATTCCAGCGAGGGCTGAATGCCTGGATTGAATAA